The window GGGATGCACGCCGCAGATGGCCCCCGTGCACTTGCGGTTGATGTACAGGTTGCCGACGTGGAATTCGCTCTTGGCGCGCTCGATCTTCTCTTTGGACGTCGTATAGACCGCGCCCGTCAGGCCGAACTCGGTGTTGTTGGCAATGGCCAGCGCGTCGTCGAAATTCTTCGCCTTGATCACCGCCAGCACCGGCCCGAACACTTCTTCCTGCGCCAGGCGCGCCGTGGGGGCGATGTCGGCAATCACGGTTGGCTGAAGATAAAATCCTTCGCCGGCCCCGGTGGCACGTCCGCCGCCGGTGATCAGCCGCCCTTCCTTCTTGCCGATCTCGATGTATTCCTGGATGGACTTCATGGCCGACTCGTTCACTACCGGGCCCATGGCTTTGTTTTCCGTGGGATCGCCGACCTGGATCTTCTCTACGCGCTCCTTCAGGCGCTCGAGGAAAACGTCGTAGATGCGCTCATCCACGATGGCTCGTGAGCACGCCGAGCACTTCTGCCCGGAGAAGCCGAACGCCGAAGCCGCCACTCCTTCGACCGCCGCGTCCAGGTTGGCGTCGGCATCCACGACGATGGCGTCTTTGCCGCCCATCTCCAGCACCGTGCGCTTGATCCAGATCTGTCCGGGACGTGGCGTCGCGGCGCGCTGTTGAATATCGAGCCCCACCTCTTTCGAGCCGGTGAAGGCGATGTAGCGCGTCTTGGGGTGCTCCACGATAGCGTTACCGAAGCTCGCGCCGGAGCCCGGGCAGAAGTTCACCACGCCGTCCGGCAGCCCGGCTTCCAACAGGATCTCGTGGAATTTCGCCGCGATGG is drawn from Terriglobales bacterium and contains these coding sequences:
- the pruA gene encoding L-glutamate gamma-semialdehyde dehydrogenase — translated: MAVAIARPSLRLPEGPFRNEPPIDFTKDEKAARAMRAGIEKVRAELGREYDLVIGGKRVRTKDKITSINPAKPSEVVGTHQKAGREHAAPAVEAALEAFERWSRTPAQERASIVLRAGDILRARKFEYMAWLVFEVGKNFAEADGDVGETIDFCEYYSREALRLSEIVMPVQLPGERDVLRYIPLGVGAVIPPWNFPSAIMAGMTLASIVSGNTVVLKPSSDSPTIAAKFHEILLEAGLPDGVVNFCPGSGASFGNAIVEHPKTRYIAFTGSKEVGLDIQQRAATPRPGQIWIKRTVLEMGGKDAIVVDADANLDAAVEGVAASAFGFSGQKCSACSRAIVDERIYDVFLERLKERVEKIQVGDPTENKAMGPVVNESAMKSIQEYIEIGKKEGRLITGGGRATGAGEGFYLQPTVIADIAPTARLAQEEVFGPVLAVIKAKNFDDALAIANNTEFGLTGAVYTTSKEKIERAKSEFHVGNLYINRKCTGAICGVHPFGGFNMSGTDSKSGGPDYLYLFTQGKSIGEKLI